The Actinocatenispora sera genome has a window encoding:
- a CDS encoding LysR family transcriptional regulator, protein MLNLERLRMLRAVAATGSVRGAAATLHVTTSAVSQQMGRLEREIGQRLVERNGRGIRLTGAALLLSEHAGALLAQAEAVETDLARYRGAVVGELRLAAFATAARGLLPAALRALHDRYPALRVHTAEQEPDVALPAVAAGDLDLAIAQDWPESPLAVPDGLGRTGLVDDVFDVALPAQHPLAERPALDLAELADADWIGWPAGQLCHDWLRRTVPDAEVRHTAGEHATQLAFVAAGHGVALLPRLGRDPVPAGVRFAAVRPAPVRRIFAAWRSAAARQPAIRATLAALRAAARP, encoded by the coding sequence ATGCTCAATCTGGAACGGCTCCGGATGCTGCGGGCGGTCGCCGCCACCGGTTCGGTCCGCGGCGCCGCCGCCACCCTGCACGTGACCACCTCGGCGGTCTCCCAGCAGATGGGCCGGCTGGAGCGGGAGATCGGGCAGCGGCTGGTGGAACGCAACGGTCGCGGCATCCGGCTCACCGGCGCCGCGCTGCTGCTCTCCGAGCACGCCGGTGCGCTGCTGGCCCAGGCCGAGGCGGTCGAGACCGATCTGGCCCGGTACCGCGGTGCGGTGGTCGGCGAGCTGCGGCTCGCCGCGTTCGCCACCGCCGCCCGCGGCCTGCTGCCGGCGGCGCTGCGCGCGCTGCACGACCGGTACCCGGCGCTACGGGTACACACCGCCGAGCAGGAGCCGGACGTGGCGTTGCCGGCCGTGGCCGCCGGCGACCTCGACCTCGCCATCGCCCAGGACTGGCCCGAGTCGCCACTGGCCGTCCCGGACGGGCTGGGCCGCACCGGGCTGGTCGACGACGTGTTCGACGTGGCGCTGCCGGCGCAGCATCCGCTCGCCGAGCGGCCGGCGCTGGACCTGGCCGAGCTGGCCGACGCCGACTGGATCGGCTGGCCCGCCGGGCAGCTGTGCCACGACTGGCTGCGGCGCACCGTTCCGGACGCCGAGGTACGGCACACCGCCGGCGAGCACGCCACCCAGCTGGCATTCGTCGCCGCCGGTCACGGCGTCGCGCTGCTGCCCCGCCTCGGCCGCGATCCGGTACCCGCCGGGGTCCGGTTCGCCGCGGTGCGGCCGGCACCGGTGCGGCGGATCTTCGCAGCCTGGCGGTCCGCGGCCGCGCGCCAACCGGCCATCCGCGCCACCCTCGCCGCGCTCCGCGCCGCCGCCCGCCCCTGA
- a CDS encoding aldo/keto reductase — protein sequence MTDTFLLGGDLPVRRLGFGALRLPGRPTAARAHSAAVARRAVELGVTLIDTADSYDLGDNETLLAEALHPYPERLVLATKAGRINLGSHWYDCGRPEYLRQQARLSLRRLRLDRIDLFQLHRIDATVPADDQFGALRQLRDEGVVRHVGLSEVSVAQLDAARRIVPIAAVQNRYNLSDRRHDDVLAYCERHGIAFLPWLPVAPATITPAARTIAQRYGATAVQVALAWLLHRSPVLLPIPGTASLDHLAENLAAARLRLSTEDLAELTGGAG from the coding sequence ATGACCGACACGTTCCTGCTCGGTGGTGACCTGCCGGTGCGCCGGCTCGGCTTCGGCGCGCTGCGGCTGCCCGGCCGGCCCACCGCGGCCCGCGCGCACTCCGCCGCGGTGGCCCGGCGCGCCGTCGAGCTCGGGGTCACGCTGATCGACACCGCCGACTCGTACGACCTGGGTGACAACGAGACGCTGCTCGCCGAGGCGCTGCACCCGTACCCGGAGCGGCTCGTGCTGGCCACCAAGGCCGGCCGGATCAACCTGGGCAGCCACTGGTACGACTGCGGCCGGCCGGAGTACCTGCGGCAGCAGGCACGGCTGAGCCTGCGCCGGCTGCGGCTCGACCGGATCGACCTGTTCCAGCTGCACCGGATCGACGCCACGGTACCGGCGGACGACCAGTTCGGTGCGCTGCGGCAGCTGCGCGACGAGGGCGTGGTGCGCCACGTCGGGCTGTCCGAGGTGTCGGTGGCGCAGCTCGACGCGGCCCGCCGGATCGTGCCGATCGCCGCCGTGCAGAACCGGTACAACCTGAGCGACCGGCGGCACGACGACGTGCTGGCGTACTGCGAGCGGCACGGCATCGCGTTCCTGCCCTGGCTGCCGGTGGCCCCGGCGACGATCACCCCGGCGGCGCGCACGATCGCCCAGCGGTACGGCGCGACTGCGGTGCAGGTGGCGCTGGCCTGGCTCCTGCACCGCTCACCGGTGCTGCTGCCGATCCCCGGCACGGCGAGCCTCGACCACCTGGCCGAGAACCTCGCCGCCGCGCGGCTGCGACTGTCCACTGAGGACCTCGCCGAGCTGACCGGCGGAGCCGGGTGA
- a CDS encoding class F sortase: MQQPASGPDGRDSEAPTVQFPAPEAPTPEALAPEVPTSELPAPEVAAPVSATAECGTEPEPTGERAPRAEPERAERAPRAEPERVVEREGPPPAEWEPLAHGGAAGWRTVLGVLLVLGGVLGAMLLVLAMMRAPTPPPQPTAAQAPPSSVVAPTATAPPSPAPAAAASLPPSAPVRIDVDRARIHAPIIATGLDADDTVAVPPIDHPYLTGWYDRSVAPGQEGAAVLLGHVDSRRTGPAVFYYLGTLTRGDTIEITRADHRVAVFTVDGVAGYPKTEFPATAVYGPTTGARLRLVTCGGAFDERSHSYERNVVVFASLSSSHPETAAEAARPLVTRPPS; this comes from the coding sequence ATGCAGCAGCCGGCGAGCGGCCCCGACGGCCGGGACTCCGAGGCCCCGACCGTCCAGTTCCCGGCGCCCGAGGCCCCGACGCCCGAGGCTCTGGCGCCCGAGGTCCCGACGTCCGAGCTCCCCGCGCCCGAGGTCGCCGCCCCGGTGTCTGCGACCGCCGAGTGCGGCACGGAACCCGAGCCGACCGGGGAACGCGCGCCGCGCGCGGAACCCGAGCGAGCGGAACGCGCGCCGCGCGCGGAACCGGAGCGGGTCGTGGAACGCGAGGGGCCGCCGCCGGCCGAATGGGAGCCGCTGGCGCACGGCGGTGCGGCGGGCTGGCGGACCGTGCTCGGCGTGCTGCTGGTCCTGGGCGGGGTGCTCGGCGCGATGCTGCTGGTCCTCGCGATGATGCGCGCCCCGACGCCGCCGCCGCAACCGACCGCGGCGCAGGCGCCACCGAGCAGCGTCGTCGCACCGACCGCCACCGCGCCGCCATCGCCGGCACCGGCGGCCGCCGCGTCGCTCCCGCCGTCGGCGCCGGTACGCATCGACGTGGACCGGGCGCGGATCCACGCGCCGATCATCGCCACCGGCCTGGACGCGGACGACACCGTCGCGGTGCCGCCGATCGACCATCCGTACCTGACCGGCTGGTACGACCGGAGCGTGGCGCCGGGGCAGGAAGGCGCCGCCGTGCTCCTCGGCCACGTCGACTCGCGCCGGACCGGGCCCGCCGTCTTCTACTACCTCGGTACGCTCACCCGCGGCGACACCATCGAGATCACCCGGGCCGACCACCGCGTGGCGGTGTTCACCGTCGACGGCGTCGCCGGGTACCCGAAGACCGAGTTCCCGGCCACCGCGGTGTACGGCCCGACCACCGGGGCGCGCCTGCGGTTGGTGACCTGTGGCGGCGCGTTCGACGAGCGCAGCCACAGCTACGAGCGCAACGTGGTGGTCTTCGCGAGCCTGTCCTCGTCCCACCCGGAGACGGCCGCCGAAGCGGCCCGGCCGCTGGTGACCCGGCCACCGAGCTGA
- the pepE gene encoding dipeptidase PepE, which yields MDLLLLSNSRTHGYGYLEHVRDEVTEFLAGATELVFVPYALRDHDAYTATVADALRPLGVAVTGVHTAADPVAAVTAAEAVFVGGGNSFRLLKTLQDTGVRDPIAGRVRSGALRYMGASAGTNMACPTLRTTNDMPITEPDSFTALGLVPFQINPHYVDPDPSSTHMGETREQRITEFLEQNDVPVLGIREGGLLRVRDGSARLGGVKGARLFARGAQPREFAPGDDLSFLLSGTPRFDVPA from the coding sequence ATGGATCTGCTGCTGCTGTCGAACTCCCGTACCCACGGCTACGGCTACCTCGAGCACGTGCGCGACGAGGTCACCGAATTCCTGGCCGGTGCCACCGAACTGGTCTTCGTGCCGTACGCGCTGCGCGACCACGACGCCTACACCGCCACCGTGGCCGACGCGCTGCGCCCGCTCGGGGTGGCGGTCACCGGCGTGCACACCGCCGCCGACCCGGTGGCCGCGGTGACCGCGGCCGAGGCCGTCTTCGTCGGCGGCGGCAACTCGTTCCGGTTGCTGAAGACGTTGCAGGACACCGGGGTACGGGACCCGATCGCCGGCCGGGTGCGGTCCGGCGCGCTGCGCTACATGGGCGCCTCGGCGGGTACGAACATGGCCTGCCCGACGCTGCGCACCACCAACGACATGCCGATCACCGAGCCCGACTCGTTCACCGCGCTCGGGCTGGTGCCGTTCCAGATCAACCCGCACTACGTCGACCCGGACCCGTCGTCGACCCACATGGGCGAGACGCGGGAGCAGCGGATCACCGAGTTCCTGGAACAGAACGACGTGCCGGTGCTCGGCATCCGCGAGGGCGGACTGCTGCGGGTGCGCGACGGATCGGCCCGGCTCGGCGGCGTGAAGGGTGCCCGGCTGTTCGCCCGCGGCGCGCAACCGCGGGAGTTCGCGCCGGGTGACGACCTCTCGTTCCTGCTGTCCGGCACGCCGCGGTTCGACGTGCCCGCCTGA
- a CDS encoding DUF1177 domain-containing protein, translating to MSWRHVIDAYELLDDPAVTGDAVAKYLVDCGASTPAVHTVRGDKGSTDFVRLTIPGRRGRSAGGDAPTLGVIGRLGGLGARPEQIGFVSDGDGALTAVAVAAKLSAMHARGDVLDGDVVVATHICPDAPTRPHDPVPFMDSPVDLAAMNEHEVDPGADAVLSVDTTKGNRIVNVNGFAISPTVKQGWILRVSEDLLAVQQRVTGSLPTVLPLAMADITPYGNGAYHVNSILQPTTSTAAPVVGVAITTETPVAGSATGATQLSSVESAVRFCIEVAKDFGRGALRFHDQAEFDHLVHRYGPMTALQTQGNA from the coding sequence ATGAGTTGGCGGCACGTGATCGACGCGTACGAGCTGCTCGACGACCCGGCCGTCACCGGCGACGCGGTGGCGAAGTACCTGGTCGACTGCGGTGCGTCGACGCCAGCCGTGCACACGGTGCGCGGCGACAAGGGCAGCACCGACTTCGTCCGGCTGACGATCCCGGGCCGGCGCGGGCGCAGTGCGGGTGGCGACGCGCCGACGCTCGGCGTGATCGGTCGGCTCGGCGGCCTCGGCGCCCGGCCGGAGCAGATCGGCTTCGTCTCCGACGGCGACGGTGCGCTGACCGCGGTGGCGGTCGCCGCGAAGCTGTCCGCCATGCACGCCCGCGGCGACGTGCTGGACGGCGACGTCGTCGTCGCCACGCACATCTGCCCGGACGCGCCGACCCGGCCGCACGACCCGGTACCGTTCATGGACTCGCCGGTCGACCTGGCCGCGATGAACGAGCACGAGGTCGATCCGGGCGCCGACGCGGTGCTCTCGGTGGACACCACCAAGGGCAACCGGATCGTCAACGTCAACGGGTTCGCGATCTCACCGACGGTCAAGCAGGGCTGGATCCTGCGGGTGTCGGAGGACCTGCTCGCGGTGCAGCAGCGGGTCACCGGCTCGCTGCCGACGGTGCTGCCGCTCGCCATGGCCGACATCACCCCGTACGGCAACGGCGCCTACCACGTCAACTCGATCCTGCAGCCGACCACGTCGACCGCGGCGCCGGTGGTCGGGGTCGCGATCACGACCGAGACGCCGGTGGCCGGCTCCGCCACCGGCGCCACCCAACTGTCCAGTGTGGAGTCCGCGGTACGGTTCTGCATCGAGGTGGCGAAGGACTTCGGCCGCGGCGCGCTACGGTTCCACGACCAGGCCGAGTTCGACCACCTGGTGCACCGGTACGGGCCGATGACCGCGCTGCAGACCCAGGGCAACGCGTGA
- a CDS encoding AroM family protein, whose translation MSRLGLVTIGQSPRVDMVPELLAPLGIGAGSVVERGALDGMSAAQIAALAPAEGAEQVLTTRLADGVAVLLDHDAAIAAVQGAVAAVEPGVDATLVVCTGTFPPLSHDRPLLFAEPLLLGGVAALCAGEPVGVVCPLPAQVSMSHRKWAPVVGAVTVTAATPYAPGAPATVAAAAARLAADGARRIVLDCMGYTAAMRAAATEAAGVPVLLARSVVARLAGELVA comes from the coding sequence ATGAGCAGGCTCGGGCTCGTCACCATCGGCCAGTCGCCGCGGGTGGACATGGTGCCGGAGCTGCTGGCGCCGCTGGGCATCGGCGCCGGTTCGGTGGTCGAACGCGGCGCCCTGGACGGGATGAGCGCGGCGCAGATCGCCGCGCTCGCCCCAGCCGAGGGCGCCGAACAGGTCCTGACCACCCGGCTCGCCGACGGTGTCGCGGTGCTGCTCGACCACGACGCTGCGATCGCCGCGGTGCAGGGGGCCGTCGCCGCGGTGGAGCCGGGCGTGGACGCCACCCTGGTGGTGTGCACCGGCACGTTCCCGCCGCTGTCGCACGACCGGCCGCTGCTGTTCGCCGAACCGCTGCTGCTGGGCGGGGTCGCGGCGCTGTGCGCGGGCGAGCCGGTCGGCGTCGTGTGCCCGCTCCCGGCGCAGGTGTCGATGAGCCACCGGAAGTGGGCGCCGGTGGTCGGTGCGGTCACGGTGACCGCGGCGACCCCGTACGCGCCGGGCGCGCCGGCCACGGTCGCCGCGGCCGCGGCCCGGCTGGCCGCGGACGGGGCGAGGCGCATCGTACTCGACTGCATGGGCTACACCGCGGCGATGCGGGCCGCCGCAACCGAAGCCGCCGGCGTACCGGTACTGCTGGCCCGGTCGGTGGTCGCCCGCCTCGCCGGTGAACTGGTCGCCTGA
- a CDS encoding alpha/beta fold hydrolase, giving the protein MITGSFRQHGVVYTDHVLRVPLDHANPSGETIELFARELVDASKVDSELPRLLYLQGGPGGKAVRPANRGGFVGRALEDYRVVLLDQRGTGRSTPVNRQTLPRRGDAAAQAGYLTHFRADSIVADAELLRRELAGSAPWDTLGQSYGGFITLTYLSTAPEGIRRAFVTGGLSSPTASAADVYRLTFDRIAERNGRYFDRYRHDRALAARIAGHLAEHDVRLPTGERLSPRRFQGLGVGLGQRSSFDALHFLLDEAFVGDELSDTFLAGVHAEVSLATRPLYAVFQELIYNQGAASDWAAEREYQQRAAFAVDRPDFLFTGETYHPFHFAEDPALVPLAAAAQLLARKPDWPALYDVDRLRRNEVPVYAAIYHDDMYVPRELSLATADLVGNVRPWITSAYQHDGLRETPAVLDTLLRMAREDG; this is encoded by the coding sequence ATGATCACCGGCAGCTTCCGCCAGCACGGCGTGGTCTACACCGACCACGTGCTCCGGGTACCGCTGGACCACGCGAACCCGTCCGGCGAGACGATCGAGCTGTTCGCCCGCGAGCTGGTCGATGCGTCCAAGGTGGACAGTGAGCTGCCCCGGCTGCTGTACCTGCAGGGCGGTCCGGGCGGCAAGGCGGTCCGGCCGGCCAACCGCGGCGGGTTCGTCGGTCGTGCCCTGGAGGACTACCGGGTGGTGCTGCTCGACCAGCGCGGCACCGGCCGGTCCACCCCGGTCAACCGGCAGACCCTGCCGCGCCGCGGGGACGCCGCCGCACAGGCCGGGTACCTCACCCACTTTCGCGCGGACTCGATCGTGGCCGACGCGGAGCTGCTCCGCCGCGAGCTCGCCGGCAGCGCGCCGTGGGACACGCTCGGGCAGAGCTACGGCGGGTTCATCACGCTCACCTACCTGTCCACCGCGCCGGAGGGGATCCGCCGCGCGTTCGTCACCGGCGGGCTGTCCTCGCCGACCGCCTCGGCGGCCGACGTGTACCGGCTGACCTTCGACCGGATCGCCGAACGCAACGGCCGCTACTTCGACCGGTACCGGCACGATCGCGCGCTCGCCGCCCGCATCGCCGGCCACCTGGCCGAGCACGACGTGCGGCTGCCCACCGGGGAACGGCTGTCGCCGCGCCGGTTCCAGGGCCTCGGCGTCGGGCTCGGCCAGCGCAGCAGCTTCGACGCGCTGCACTTCCTGCTGGACGAGGCGTTCGTCGGCGACGAACTGTCCGACACGTTCCTCGCCGGCGTGCACGCCGAGGTGTCGCTCGCCACCCGCCCGCTGTACGCGGTGTTCCAGGAGCTGATCTACAACCAGGGCGCGGCGTCGGACTGGGCCGCGGAACGCGAGTACCAGCAGCGCGCGGCGTTCGCGGTGGACCGCCCGGACTTCCTGTTCACCGGCGAGACCTACCACCCGTTCCACTTCGCCGAGGACCCGGCGCTGGTGCCGCTCGCGGCGGCCGCGCAGCTGCTCGCGCGGAAGCCGGACTGGCCCGCCCTGTACGACGTGGACCGGTTGCGGCGCAACGAGGTCCCGGTGTACGCGGCGATCTACCACGACGACATGTACGTGCCGCGCGAACTGTCGCTGGCCACCGCGGACCTGGTCGGCAACGTGCGTCCGTGGATCACCAGCGCCTACCAGCACGACGGGTTGCGCGAGACGCCGGCCGTGCTGGACACGCTGCTGCGGATGGCCCGGGAGGACGGATGA